The following proteins are encoded in a genomic region of Herminiimonas arsenicoxydans:
- the rpsS gene encoding 30S ribosomal subunit protein S19 (Evidence 2a : Function of homologous gene experimentally demonstrated in an other organism; PubMedId : 92115555, 10094780, 12244297, 12809609, 3279034, 348496, 3892488; Product type s : structure), translating to MTRSLKKGPFCDAHLVKKVETAQAIKDKKPIKTWSRRSTIMPDFIGLTIAVHNGKQHVPVYVSENMVGHKLGEFALTRTFKGHAADKKAKK from the coding sequence ATGACACGTTCATTGAAAAAAGGGCCGTTTTGCGACGCCCACCTGGTGAAAAAAGTCGAAACCGCGCAAGCGATCAAAGACAAAAAGCCAATCAAAACATGGTCCCGCCGTTCGACCATCATGCCGGATTTCATCGGTCTGACGATTGCTGTGCATAACGGCAAACAACACGTCCCGGTGTATGTTTCGGAAAACATGGTTGGTCATAAACTTGGCGAATTCGCGCTGACCCGTACGTTCAAGGGCCACGCTGCTGACAAGAAGGCTAAGAAATAA
- the rpsC gene encoding 30S ribosomal protein S3 (Evidence 2a : Function of homologous gene experimentally demonstrated in an other organism; PubMedId : 3892488, 9278503, 16738553, 387449, 7556101, 9716382, 15652481, 10094780, 12244297, 12809609, 16272117; Product type s : structure) — translation MGQKIHPTGFRLSVTRNWASRWYAGNSNFATMLNEDLKVRAYLKTKLKNASVGRVIIERPAKNARITIYSSRPGVVIGKKGEDIEVLKSALTKMMGVPVHVNIEEIRKPETDAQLIADSIAQQLEKRIMFRRAMKRAMQNAMRLGAQGIKIMSSGRLNGIEIARKEWYREGRVPLHTLRAEIDYGFGEAETTYGIIGIKVWVYKGDRLPSGEPPVDLTKEDDTKRRGPRRDDGKPSSRPRTARPEGQPGAAAAPGAAPAAKRVRAKKPDAAVDGAVPAEKAGE, via the coding sequence ATGGGACAGAAGATACATCCAACCGGTTTCCGTCTTTCGGTTACGCGCAATTGGGCATCGCGTTGGTATGCTGGCAATAGCAACTTTGCCACCATGCTCAACGAAGATCTCAAAGTTCGCGCATACCTGAAGACCAAACTGAAGAATGCTTCGGTTGGCCGCGTCATCATTGAGCGTCCGGCAAAAAATGCTCGCATTACAATTTACAGCTCGCGCCCTGGTGTCGTGATCGGTAAAAAAGGCGAAGACATCGAAGTATTGAAATCCGCGCTGACCAAAATGATGGGCGTGCCGGTTCATGTGAATATCGAAGAAATTCGCAAGCCTGAAACCGACGCACAACTGATCGCTGATTCGATTGCGCAGCAATTGGAAAAACGCATCATGTTCCGTCGTGCAATGAAGCGCGCGATGCAAAACGCCATGCGCCTCGGCGCACAAGGTATCAAGATCATGTCGTCCGGTCGTTTGAACGGTATCGAGATCGCACGTAAAGAATGGTATCGCGAAGGTCGCGTGCCACTCCACACATTGCGTGCAGAGATCGATTACGGTTTCGGCGAAGCTGAAACCACCTACGGCATCATCGGTATCAAGGTCTGGGTCTACAAAGGTGATCGTTTGCCTAGCGGCGAACCGCCAGTCGATCTGACCAAAGAAGATGACACCAAACGTCGTGGCCCACGCCGTGACGATGGCAAACCAAGCAGCCGTCCACGTACTGCACGCCCAGAAGGCCAACCAGGTGCTGCAGCTGCACCAGGCGCCGCGCCGGCTGCCAAACGTGTTCGTGCCAAGAAGCCGGATGCCGCTGTTGACGGTGCTGTTCCGGCTGAGAAAGCAGGAGAATAA
- the rplV gene encoding 50S ribosomal subunit protein L22 (Evidence 2a : Function of homologous gene experimentally demonstrated in an other organism; PubMedId : 88087149; Product type s : structure), translated as METKAILKGVRLSDQKGRLVADQIRGKKVDAALNLLQFSPKKGAAIIKRVLESAIANAEHNDGADIDELFVKTIYVEKGPILKRFTARAKGRGDRISKQSCHIYVTVGN; from the coding sequence ATGGAAACTAAAGCTATCCTCAAAGGCGTGCGCCTGTCGGATCAGAAGGGGCGTCTGGTTGCGGATCAAATCCGTGGCAAGAAAGTTGACGCTGCTCTGAACCTGCTGCAGTTCAGCCCTAAAAAAGGCGCGGCTATCATCAAGCGTGTGTTGGAGTCCGCAATTGCGAACGCCGAGCACAATGACGGTGCCGACATCGACGAATTGTTCGTGAAAACGATCTACGTTGAAAAGGGCCCGATCCTGAAGCGCTTCACAGCACGCGCTAAAGGCCGGGGTGATCGTATCTCTAAACAATCCTGTCACATTTACGTGACTGTCGGTAACTAA
- the rplB gene encoding 50S ribosomal subunit protein L2 (Evidence 2a : Function of homologous gene experimentally demonstrated in an other organism; PubMedId : 91009305, 92071957, 9531480; Product type s : structure): protein MALVKVKPTSPGRRGMVKVVNADLYKGRPFAGLLEKKSKTAGRNNNGHITTRHIGGGHKQHYRVIDFKRTKDGIPAKVERIEYDPNRTANIALVLYADGERQYIIATKGMAVGDQLMNGSEAPIKSGNCLPIRNIPVGTIMHCVEMLPGKGAQMARTAGAGVVLMAREGVYAQVRLRSGEVRRVHIECRATVGEVGNAEHSLRKIGKAGAMRWRGVRPTVRGVVMNPVDHPHGGGEGKTAAGRHPVSPWGQQTKGKKTRRNKRTTSMIVSRRGKK, encoded by the coding sequence ATGGCACTCGTTAAAGTCAAGCCGACCTCGCCTGGTCGTCGTGGCATGGTCAAGGTCGTCAATGCCGACCTGTACAAAGGCCGTCCATTCGCAGGCTTGCTCGAAAAGAAATCGAAAACTGCCGGCCGTAACAACAACGGTCACATCACCACCCGTCATATCGGTGGTGGTCACAAGCAGCACTATCGCGTTATCGACTTCAAGCGCACCAAGGATGGCATCCCTGCGAAAGTGGAGCGTATCGAATACGATCCAAACCGCACGGCTAACATTGCGCTGGTGTTGTATGCGGACGGCGAACGTCAATACATCATCGCAACCAAAGGTATGGCTGTCGGCGATCAATTGATGAATGGTTCGGAAGCGCCGATCAAATCGGGCAACTGCTTGCCAATTCGCAATATCCCGGTCGGTACGATCATGCACTGCGTTGAAATGTTGCCTGGCAAGGGCGCGCAAATGGCGCGTACGGCTGGCGCCGGCGTGGTATTGATGGCGCGTGAAGGCGTGTACGCTCAAGTTCGCTTGCGTTCCGGTGAAGTGCGTCGTGTACACATCGAATGCCGTGCAACCGTTGGTGAAGTCGGCAATGCCGAACACAGCCTGCGTAAAATCGGTAAAGCAGGTGCGATGCGCTGGCGTGGTGTTCGTCCTACCGTTCGCGGTGTGGTCATGAACCCGGTCGATCACCCACACGGTGGTGGTGAAGGCAAAACGGCAGCAGGTCGTCATCCGGTATCGCCATGGGGCCAGCAGACTAAGGGCAAGAAGACGCGTCGCAACAAGCGCACGACTTCCATGATCGTCTCGCGCCGCGGTAAGAAATAA
- the rplD gene encoding 50S ribosomal subunit protein L4 (Evidence 2a : Function of homologous gene experimentally demonstrated in an other organism; PubMedId : 7556101, 6170935, 1692593, 11511371; Product type s : structure) encodes MELKLLNDQGQSSSNVAAPDTIFGRDYNEALIHQVVVAYQANARSGNRKQKDREEVHHTTKKPWRQKGTGRARAGMSSSPLWRGGGRIFPNSPDENFSHKVNKKMYRAGLCSILSQLAREGRLSVIESLSVDAPKTKLLSQKLKGMGLDSVLVITDSLDENLLLASRNLPNVLICEPRHADPVSLVFYKKILITKLALAKIEEMLA; translated from the coding sequence ATGGAACTCAAGCTCCTGAATGACCAAGGTCAATCGTCTTCGAACGTTGCTGCGCCAGATACCATTTTTGGCCGCGATTACAACGAAGCGCTGATTCACCAAGTCGTCGTTGCCTATCAAGCCAACGCACGCAGCGGTAATCGCAAGCAAAAAGATCGTGAAGAAGTTCATCACACAACCAAAAAGCCATGGCGTCAAAAAGGTACGGGCCGCGCTCGTGCCGGTATGTCGTCTTCGCCTTTGTGGCGTGGCGGCGGTCGGATTTTCCCGAACTCGCCTGATGAAAACTTCTCGCACAAAGTTAACAAGAAGATGTATCGCGCAGGTCTCTGCTCGATCCTCTCGCAGTTGGCTCGTGAAGGTCGTCTTTCCGTAATCGAAAGCCTGTCGGTTGATGCGCCTAAGACCAAGCTCTTGTCGCAAAAATTGAAAGGTATGGGTCTGGATTCCGTGCTCGTCATCACTGACAGTCTGGATGAAAACCTGTTGTTGGCATCGCGCAATCTGCCGAATGTGCTGATTTGCGAGCCACGTCATGCTGATCCAGTTTCGCTGGTCTTCTACAAGAAGATCCTGATCACGAAATTGGCATTGGCCAAGATTGAGGAGATGCTGGCATGA
- the rplW gene encoding 50S ribosomal subunit protein L23 (Evidence 2a : Function of homologous gene experimentally demonstrated in an other organism; PubMedId : 92071957, 10094780, 12809609, 3892488, 391594; Product type s : structure): MSAVIKHSEERLMKVLLAPVISEKATFVAEKNEQVVFLVMPDATKLEIKAAVELLFKVQVESVQVANRQGKQKRSGRFNGRRNHTRRAFVCLKPGQEINFTEEAK, encoded by the coding sequence ATGAGCGCAGTTATCAAACACAGCGAAGAACGCTTGATGAAAGTGTTGCTGGCGCCAGTTATTTCCGAGAAGGCAACTTTTGTTGCTGAGAAAAACGAGCAAGTCGTTTTCCTCGTGATGCCTGATGCGACCAAGCTGGAAATCAAAGCTGCGGTTGAGTTGCTGTTCAAGGTTCAAGTTGAATCTGTTCAAGTTGCCAATCGTCAAGGTAAGCAAAAACGTTCCGGCCGCTTCAATGGTCGTCGCAACCACACGCGTCGTGCGTTTGTTTGCCTCAAGCCTGGTCAAGAAATCAACTTCACCGAGGAGGCTAAATAA